A section of the Acidobacterium capsulatum ATCC 51196 genome encodes:
- the hpnJ gene encoding hopanoid biosynthesis associated radical SAM protein HpnJ, with translation MPLKTLFLNPPSFENFDGGASSRWPATREIESYWYPVWLAYPAGMLEGSRLLDAPPHHVSAEETIEIAKDYEFLVLFTSTPGWTGDQKLAEAIKAVNPKLRIAFVGPPVTTSPDRALTECPVIDFVCRREFDFSVVEFANGKPLDEILGISYRKNGQIVHNPDRPQVEDLDALPWVTDIYKRDMDVTRYNVPFLLHPYVSLYSTRGCPAQCTFCLWPQTLSGHAWRKRSTDDVAAEMAHAKELFPHVKEFFFDDDTFNIQKARTIELCAKLKPLGLTWSCTSRVTTDRETLKAMREAGCRLLIVGYESGDPQILKNIKKGATVERARDFTRDCHDLGLTIHGDFILGLPGETKESIRNTINFAKSLDVETIQVSIAHAYPGTEFYDFAKQHGFIINNGQMVDDQGHQLAHIEYPGLPTEYVLEMVHRFYDEYYFRPKAAWRVVSKAIVNRDLKRLYGEAKSFMKLRSERNKIVQATKAKKSHEGTKPANAEV, from the coding sequence ATGCCTCTCAAGACACTATTTCTGAATCCCCCCTCGTTCGAGAACTTTGACGGCGGCGCGAGCTCGCGCTGGCCGGCCACGCGCGAAATCGAATCCTACTGGTACCCCGTGTGGCTGGCATACCCTGCCGGCATGCTCGAGGGTTCGCGGTTGCTCGATGCGCCACCGCACCACGTCAGCGCCGAAGAGACCATCGAAATCGCGAAGGACTACGAGTTCCTCGTGCTCTTCACCAGCACGCCCGGCTGGACCGGCGACCAGAAGCTGGCCGAAGCCATCAAGGCCGTCAATCCGAAGCTGCGGATCGCCTTTGTTGGCCCGCCGGTCACCACTTCGCCCGACCGCGCTCTCACCGAGTGCCCGGTCATCGATTTCGTGTGCCGCCGCGAGTTTGATTTCTCAGTGGTTGAGTTTGCCAACGGCAAGCCGCTCGACGAGATTCTTGGCATCAGCTATCGCAAGAACGGCCAGATCGTTCACAATCCCGACCGCCCGCAGGTCGAGGACCTCGATGCGCTGCCGTGGGTCACGGACATCTACAAGCGCGACATGGATGTGACGCGCTACAACGTGCCCTTCCTGCTGCATCCCTATGTCTCGCTCTACTCCACGCGCGGATGCCCGGCGCAGTGCACCTTCTGCCTCTGGCCCCAGACGCTCAGCGGCCATGCATGGCGCAAGCGCTCCACCGACGACGTGGCGGCTGAAATGGCCCATGCGAAGGAGCTCTTCCCGCACGTGAAGGAGTTCTTCTTCGACGACGACACCTTCAACATTCAGAAGGCGCGCACCATCGAGCTTTGCGCCAAGCTGAAGCCGCTTGGCCTCACATGGTCCTGCACCTCGCGCGTGACCACTGACCGCGAAACGCTCAAGGCCATGCGCGAAGCCGGCTGCCGCCTGCTGATCGTCGGCTACGAGTCCGGCGACCCGCAGATTCTCAAGAACATCAAGAAGGGCGCCACGGTCGAGCGCGCACGTGACTTCACGCGCGACTGCCATGACCTCGGGCTGACCATTCATGGCGACTTTATCCTCGGCCTGCCCGGCGAGACGAAGGAATCGATTCGCAACACGATCAACTTCGCCAAGAGCCTCGACGTGGAAACCATTCAGGTCTCCATCGCACACGCTTACCCCGGCACCGAGTTTTACGACTTTGCCAAGCAGCACGGCTTCATCATCAACAACGGCCAGATGGTCGATGACCAGGGCCACCAGCTCGCGCACATTGAGTACCCCGGTCTGCCGACCGAGTACGTGCTGGAGATGGTGCACCGCTTCTATGACGAGTACTACTTCCGGCCCAAGGCGGCATGGCGCGTGGTCAGCAAGGCCATCGTGAACCGCGACCTGAAGCGCCTGTATGGCGAGGCCAAGTCGTTCATGAAACTGCGTTCTGAGCGGAACAAAATCGTGCAGGCCACCAAGGCCAAGAAGTCGCACGAAGGCACCAAGCCCGCCAACGCCGAAGTCTAA
- a CDS encoding EamA family transporter, with amino-acid sequence MSHSKLTASQLLNLAVVTVTASLGDTLLARGMKSLGPVSIHHLGELLHAILTPWVGAGIVVLIGFFASYLTALSWADLTYVLPATSIGYVIMALLGHFWLHEYVSTWRWLGIVFITAGVGFVARGPSYTETASPAEEVEEVPQA; translated from the coding sequence GTGAGCCATTCCAAATTGACCGCAAGCCAATTGCTCAATCTTGCGGTCGTCACGGTGACGGCATCGCTGGGCGATACCCTGCTGGCGCGCGGCATGAAGTCTCTGGGGCCGGTCTCGATTCACCATCTGGGCGAGCTGCTGCATGCCATTCTCACGCCCTGGGTGGGTGCGGGCATCGTGGTGCTGATCGGCTTCTTCGCCTCCTACCTCACGGCGCTCTCCTGGGCCGACCTCACCTACGTCCTCCCGGCCACCTCCATCGGCTATGTCATCATGGCGCTGCTCGGGCACTTCTGGCTGCATGAGTACGTCTCGACGTGGCGCTGGCTCGGCATCGTGTTCATCACCGCGGGAGTCGGCTTTGTGGCGCGCGGCCCCTCTTACACCGAGACCGCCAGCCCCGCCGAAGAAGTGGAAGAGGTGCCGCAGGCATGA
- a CDS encoding pyridoxal phosphate-dependent decarboxylase family protein encodes MKSAVEAGGHGEEAISRTDLNPHERTLDPEDWEAFRALAHRMVDDMIEQTRALRTQPAWQSPPADVKRAILEEPLPREGQSAGQAYADYLHLVQPYTNGNRHPRAWGWVRGNGTPIGAMAEMLAAAINPHLGGGDQSPTYVEERCLQWLAQVMGMPATATGILTSGGTMANLLGLAVARHAKAGFDVRAEGLAAHTPLTVYASSEAHMWAGNAMDLLGLGSSRLRSIPVDENFRIDLAALRLKIREDRAAGLQPIAVIGNAGTVNTGAVDDLEALAALCREEELWFHVDGAFGALLKLSPRHASLVRGLEQADSLAFDLHKWMYLPFEIGCVLVANGEEHRAAFASSASYLEGAKRGILATGLIFADRGLELTRGFKALKLWMALKAHGLNAFSEMIEQNMAQARYLERRVLEEPELELLAPRSMNIVCFRYRGRGAAGDELLNALNRELVLRLQESGEFVVSGTMLKGRYALRIANTNHRSRLQDFEDLVQWSLKLGCEIEAESQAART; translated from the coding sequence GTGAAATCAGCAGTGGAAGCAGGCGGTCACGGCGAGGAAGCCATCAGCCGGACAGACCTTAACCCCCACGAACGCACGCTCGACCCCGAGGACTGGGAGGCGTTTCGCGCCCTGGCTCATCGCATGGTCGATGACATGATCGAGCAGACCCGCGCCCTGCGCACGCAGCCGGCGTGGCAATCTCCACCGGCGGACGTGAAAAGGGCGATTCTCGAAGAGCCTCTGCCTCGTGAAGGGCAGTCTGCCGGGCAGGCTTATGCCGATTATCTACACCTGGTGCAGCCCTACACCAACGGCAACCGGCACCCGCGCGCGTGGGGATGGGTGCGTGGCAATGGCACACCGATAGGCGCGATGGCCGAGATGCTGGCCGCCGCGATCAATCCTCACCTGGGCGGCGGCGACCAGTCGCCCACTTATGTAGAAGAACGCTGCCTGCAGTGGCTGGCGCAGGTGATGGGCATGCCGGCAACGGCCACCGGCATTTTGACCAGTGGCGGCACCATGGCCAATCTGCTGGGGCTCGCCGTGGCGCGCCATGCCAAGGCCGGCTTTGATGTGCGCGCCGAAGGGCTGGCAGCTCATACGCCGCTCACGGTGTATGCGTCGAGCGAGGCGCATATGTGGGCCGGCAACGCCATGGACCTGCTGGGTCTCGGCTCAAGCCGGTTGCGCAGCATTCCGGTGGATGAGAACTTTCGCATCGATCTGGCCGCGCTGCGCCTCAAGATTCGCGAAGATCGCGCAGCCGGGTTGCAGCCCATTGCGGTGATTGGCAACGCGGGCACGGTCAACACCGGCGCGGTGGATGATCTGGAAGCGCTGGCCGCGCTTTGCCGCGAAGAGGAGCTGTGGTTTCACGTGGATGGCGCCTTTGGCGCGCTGCTTAAGCTCTCGCCTCGGCATGCCTCGCTGGTACGCGGCCTCGAGCAGGCGGATTCGCTGGCCTTTGACCTGCACAAGTGGATGTACCTGCCCTTTGAGATTGGCTGCGTGCTGGTCGCGAACGGCGAGGAGCATCGCGCGGCCTTTGCTTCGTCGGCCAGTTATCTGGAGGGCGCGAAGCGGGGCATTCTGGCCACAGGGCTGATCTTTGCCGATCGCGGCCTCGAGCTGACGCGCGGCTTCAAGGCGCTCAAGCTCTGGATGGCGCTGAAGGCGCATGGGCTCAATGCCTTCAGCGAGATGATTGAGCAGAATATGGCGCAGGCGCGGTATCTGGAGCGCCGCGTTCTGGAAGAGCCGGAACTGGAGCTGCTCGCGCCGCGCAGCATGAACATTGTCTGCTTCCGCTATCGCGGTAGGGGGGCGGCGGGTGACGAGTTACTGAATGCGCTCAATCGCGAGCTGGTGTTGCGCCTGCAGGAGTCAGGGGAGTTTGTGGTCTCGGGCACCATGCTCAAAGGCCGCTACGCCCTGCGCATTGCCAACACCAACCATCGCAGCCGCTTGCAGGACTTTGAGGATCTGGTGCAGTGGAGTTTGAAGCTGGGGTGCGAGATTGAGGCAGAGAGTCAGGCTGCCCGCACTTAG
- a CDS encoding TolC family protein: MALAALPLLAAGAAAHAQISLYTATDLALRNSPEVRIGVADVQRAAASVSESKDAYIPSFVFGSNLGYSYGFPVGQPSIYSVSTQSLVLSFSQRDYIRSAHQGLLSAEEALKSKRDKVLNEAATDYVELNIDTEKIAALQEEKSYTQALVGIEQDRVKAGVDPRLNLLQAELTSAQIDLNRIHTEQDAAQMRTQLANLTGLPAVNFQTVSSSIPPMPEFSSSTAMDAQLSAANADVDAARADAQSKLYKSLGDHRKNLRPLLSFGAQYSRYARFNNYAEYYQHFQSNNFDIGVGITIPLFDATARAQARESAAEAMHAKALAEQTQQLMEENMSQLRGSVLELNAEQRVARLQSEITQAQLQTVEQELQNGSGQPGGQPITPQQGEQAHIQERARYIDQLDASLKLVRAQLSLMQLTGSIDGWIHSATQH; the protein is encoded by the coding sequence ATGGCCCTGGCGGCTCTGCCGCTGCTCGCCGCAGGCGCGGCCGCTCATGCCCAGATCTCGCTCTACACCGCAACCGATCTTGCGCTGCGCAACAGCCCCGAGGTCCGCATCGGCGTGGCAGATGTGCAACGCGCCGCCGCCTCGGTCAGCGAGAGCAAAGACGCCTACATCCCCAGCTTTGTGTTTGGCTCCAACCTTGGATACTCCTACGGGTTTCCGGTGGGCCAACCCTCGATTTACAGCGTCAGCACGCAGTCGCTTGTGCTCTCGTTTTCCCAGCGGGACTATATTCGTTCGGCCCACCAGGGGCTGCTCAGCGCCGAAGAGGCATTGAAGTCCAAGCGCGACAAGGTGCTGAATGAAGCCGCCACAGACTACGTGGAACTAAACATCGACACCGAGAAGATTGCCGCGCTGCAGGAAGAAAAATCCTACACGCAGGCCCTGGTCGGCATTGAGCAGGACCGAGTGAAGGCCGGCGTGGACCCGCGCCTCAACCTGCTGCAGGCTGAGCTGACCTCGGCACAGATTGACCTCAATCGCATTCACACCGAGCAGGACGCAGCCCAGATGCGCACGCAACTGGCCAACCTGACCGGGCTGCCCGCGGTCAATTTTCAGACCGTTTCCAGCAGCATTCCGCCCATGCCCGAGTTCTCCAGCAGCACCGCCATGGACGCGCAACTGAGCGCCGCCAATGCCGACGTCGATGCAGCCAGAGCCGATGCGCAATCGAAGCTCTACAAGTCGCTTGGGGACCATCGGAAGAACCTGCGCCCGCTGCTGAGTTTTGGCGCGCAGTACAGCCGCTATGCGCGGTTCAACAATTACGCCGAGTATTATCAGCACTTTCAGTCGAATAACTTCGACATCGGCGTCGGTATTACGATTCCCCTCTTTGATGCCACGGCGCGCGCGCAGGCCCGTGAGTCCGCGGCCGAGGCCATGCACGCCAAAGCCCTCGCCGAGCAGACCCAGCAACTGATGGAAGAGAATATGTCTCAGTTGCGCGGCAGCGTGCTGGAGCTGAATGCCGAGCAGCGCGTGGCGCGGCTACAATCGGAAATAACACAGGCGCAGTTGCAGACCGTCGAGCAGGAGCTGCAGAACGGCTCAGGCCAGCCGGGAGGCCAGCCCATCACGCCGCAACAGGGCGAGCAGGCCCATATTCAGGAGCGCGCCCGCTATATCGATCAACTGGATGCGAGCCTGAAACTGGTGCGGGCCCAGCTCAGCCTGATGCAGTTGACGGGCAGCATTGACGGCTGGATTCACTCCGCGACACAGCATTGA
- a CDS encoding tetratricopeptide repeat protein yields MSFSFSRTAALLSLLLITTAGFLAQGLSATSADSIQQDLVTGHAQDALNRITSVLSQNPQDAVALELRCRVLLQERQWSAAVSSCQAAVAKAPQSSEAHYWLGRAYGEEAQRAPRITAFLLARKLDAEFQQAVALDPSNLAAYEALGQFDLQAPAIAGGGLGKARAIVNKLRPLSPAAAHALAAGIAESEKNYSLAEQEWKAEIATSQDPAEAWMDLAGFYHRRGDIDAMVRAVETGVAIDKQHTIARVDAAHLLIQTGRNLPEAAQWLREYLASSHKSEDAPAFAIHTQLAALLNRMGQTAEAQEQMAMAESLAPGYKPRS; encoded by the coding sequence GTGAGCTTTTCCTTTTCCAGGACGGCAGCACTGCTGAGTCTGCTGCTCATCACCACCGCTGGCTTTTTGGCCCAGGGATTGTCCGCAACTTCGGCGGACTCGATCCAGCAGGATCTGGTCACCGGGCACGCCCAGGATGCGCTGAATCGCATCACCTCCGTGCTATCGCAGAACCCCCAGGATGCCGTCGCGCTGGAGCTGCGCTGCCGCGTGCTCTTACAGGAGCGGCAGTGGAGCGCGGCTGTCAGCTCCTGCCAGGCAGCAGTAGCAAAGGCGCCGCAGAGCAGCGAAGCCCATTACTGGCTGGGCCGCGCCTATGGCGAAGAGGCACAGCGCGCCCCGCGCATCACCGCGTTCCTTCTGGCCCGCAAGCTGGACGCCGAATTTCAGCAGGCCGTCGCGCTCGATCCCTCTAATTTGGCGGCTTACGAAGCCCTCGGCCAATTTGATCTGCAGGCTCCTGCCATTGCCGGTGGAGGCCTCGGCAAGGCCCGCGCGATCGTCAACAAGCTACGGCCTCTGAGCCCAGCCGCCGCGCACGCCCTGGCCGCCGGAATCGCTGAAAGCGAGAAAAACTACTCCCTCGCGGAGCAGGAGTGGAAGGCAGAGATCGCCACTTCACAGGACCCTGCGGAAGCCTGGATGGATCTGGCCGGTTTTTACCACCGGCGCGGAGACATCGACGCCATGGTGCGCGCCGTCGAAACTGGAGTGGCCATCGACAAGCAACACACCATCGCACGCGTCGATGCTGCGCACCTGCTCATCCAGACCGGTCGCAATCTGCCCGAAGCGGCGCAGTGGCTGCGCGAATATCTGGCCTCGAGCCACAAGTCAGAAGATGCCCCGGCCTTTGCCATACACACCCAGCTCGCGGCCCTGCTCAACCGTATGGGGCAGACGGCCGAGGCTCAGGAGCAAATGGCCATGGCGGAATCGCTCGCTCCCGGTTACAAACCCCGTTCCTGA